A single window of Oceanibaculum indicum P24 DNA harbors:
- a CDS encoding NADH:flavin oxidoreductase/NADH oxidase gives MASVLFSPIDLRGLTLPNRIAVSPMCQYSAADGSATDWHLAHLGQLSMSGAGLLISEAIAVERRGRITHGCLGLYSDDNEDALARVIAFCNRHGQTPFGVQLAHSGRKGSVHHPWNGGKGLAPDEDPWETISSTTEGYDDWPAPKMADAAELARLKDAFVQATARSDRLGVELIEFHNAHGYLGNVFLSPLVNNRNDRYGGSFENRIRFPLETFEAMRKAWPADKPMGVRIPGSDWVEDGGWNVEDAVKYAGALKEAGADYVVVSSGGVVPQQRIKVGPSYQVGFAAEVKARTGITTMAVGMITEPKQAEEIIESGKADMVALARSFLYNPRWAWHAAEALGAETPYYPPQYLRAKPETWPHVFPGRARK, from the coding sequence ATGGCAAGCGTGCTTTTCTCGCCCATCGACCTGCGCGGCCTGACGCTGCCCAACCGCATCGCCGTCTCGCCGATGTGCCAGTACAGCGCCGCCGATGGCAGTGCCACCGACTGGCATCTGGCGCATCTGGGGCAGCTGTCGATGTCCGGCGCAGGGCTGCTGATCAGCGAGGCCATCGCGGTGGAGCGGCGCGGCCGCATCACCCATGGCTGCCTTGGCCTCTATTCCGACGATAATGAGGATGCGCTGGCGCGCGTCATCGCCTTCTGCAACCGGCATGGCCAGACGCCGTTCGGCGTGCAGCTCGCCCATTCCGGCCGCAAGGGGTCGGTGCATCATCCCTGGAATGGCGGCAAGGGGCTGGCGCCGGACGAGGACCCGTGGGAGACAATTTCCTCCACCACCGAGGGCTATGACGACTGGCCGGCGCCGAAAATGGCCGACGCGGCGGAGCTGGCGCGGCTGAAGGACGCCTTCGTGCAGGCCACGGCGCGGTCCGACCGGTTGGGCGTGGAACTGATCGAGTTCCATAATGCGCATGGCTATCTCGGCAACGTCTTCCTGTCGCCGCTGGTGAACAACCGCAACGACCGCTATGGCGGCTCCTTCGAGAACCGCATCCGCTTCCCGCTGGAGACCTTCGAGGCGATGCGCAAGGCCTGGCCGGCGGACAAGCCGATGGGCGTGCGCATTCCCGGCAGCGACTGGGTCGAGGATGGCGGCTGGAACGTCGAGGATGCGGTGAAGTACGCCGGTGCGCTGAAGGAGGCAGGGGCCGACTATGTCGTCGTTTCCAGCGGCGGCGTGGTGCCGCAGCAGCGCATCAAGGTCGGCCCGTCCTACCAGGTCGGGTTCGCCGCCGAGGTGAAGGCGCGGACCGGCATCACTACCATGGCGGTCGGCATGATCACCGAGCCGAAGCAGGCGGAGGAGATCATCGAGAGCGGCAAGGCCGATATGGTCGCGCTGGCGCGCTCCTTTCTCTACAACCCGCGCTGGGCCTGGCATGCCGCCGAGGCGCTGGGCGCCGAAACGCCCTACTACCCGCCGCAATATCTGCGCGCCAAGCCGGAGACGTGGCCGCACGTCTTCCCCGGCCGCGCAAGGAAGTAG
- a CDS encoding nitroreductase, whose protein sequence is MTDPRFTYPPEADLPPSVDEAITSRRSVRAFAATPVPRDLIEHILGVAARAPSGTNTQPWKVQAVTGEPLAALVRDMLTAHDDPENTTDREYEYYPTQWYEPYLSRRRKVGWDMYGLLGIGKGDKDRMHHQHGLNYTLFGAPVGLFFSIDRKLEKGSWLDYGMFLQNIMIAARGHGLHTCPQAALATYHPVVRRHLAIPDEEMIICGIALGYEDKSALVNSLRTEREPVAGFARFHGW, encoded by the coding sequence GTGACCGATCCCCGATTCACCTACCCGCCTGAAGCCGATCTGCCGCCCAGCGTGGACGAGGCCATCACCAGCCGGCGGTCGGTGCGCGCCTTCGCGGCCACCCCGGTGCCACGCGACCTGATCGAGCATATTCTGGGGGTGGCGGCGCGTGCCCCCAGCGGCACCAACACCCAGCCCTGGAAGGTGCAGGCGGTGACGGGCGAGCCGCTGGCGGCGCTGGTGCGCGACATGCTGACCGCCCATGACGACCCGGAAAACACCACCGACCGGGAGTACGAATACTACCCGACGCAATGGTACGAGCCTTACCTATCGCGCCGCCGCAAGGTCGGCTGGGATATGTACGGGCTGCTCGGCATCGGCAAGGGTGACAAGGACAGGATGCACCACCAGCACGGGCTGAACTACACGCTGTTCGGCGCGCCGGTCGGGCTGTTCTTCTCCATCGACCGCAAGCTGGAAAAGGGCAGCTGGCTGGATTACGGCATGTTCCTGCAGAACATCATGATCGCCGCGCGCGGCCACGGCCTGCATACCTGCCCGCAGGCGGCGCTGGCGACCTATCACCCGGTCGTGCGCCGGCACCTCGCAATCCCCGACGAGGAGATGATCATCTGTGGCATCGCGCTGGGCTATGAGGACAAATCGGCACTGGTGAACAGCCTGCGCACCGAGCGCGAGCCGGTCGCCGGCTTTGCCCGCTTCCACGGCTGGTGA
- a CDS encoding FadR/GntR family transcriptional regulator: MSFARLDRAPGYRLLAEAVEREILEGRLKPGERLPTETEFATQFAVNRSTVREGIRLLEESGLVRREEGRRLFVARPETSALAQRMSHAMVMHEVTFRELWETMMALEPMAAELAAANATPEQIWALAANLTETRAVLADRQNVTRLDIAFHALVAEASGNRALLLSRDALGRLFYPAFEAVISGLPAAPERLLTAHTAIYEAIRTGDAAEARRWMERHIMDFKRGFERMGLDLAAPIALPTGQEKTK, from the coding sequence ATGAGCTTCGCCCGGCTCGACCGCGCGCCCGGCTACCGCCTGCTGGCGGAGGCGGTGGAGCGTGAAATCCTGGAAGGGCGGCTGAAGCCCGGCGAGCGGCTGCCGACAGAGACAGAGTTCGCCACCCAGTTCGCGGTGAACCGGTCCACCGTGCGCGAGGGCATCCGCCTGCTGGAGGAAAGCGGGCTGGTGCGGCGCGAGGAGGGCAGGCGGCTGTTCGTTGCCCGGCCGGAAACGTCGGCGCTGGCGCAGCGCATGAGCCATGCCATGGTCATGCACGAGGTCACCTTCCGCGAACTGTGGGAGACCATGATGGCGCTGGAGCCGATGGCGGCCGAGCTGGCGGCGGCCAACGCCACGCCGGAACAGATATGGGCGCTGGCGGCCAACCTCACTGAAACACGGGCGGTGCTGGCGGACCGGCAGAATGTCACCCGGCTGGATATCGCCTTCCATGCGCTGGTGGCGGAAGCCTCAGGCAACCGCGCGCTGTTGCTGTCGCGCGATGCGCTTGGGCGGCTGTTCTACCCGGCCTTCGAGGCTGTTATCAGCGGCCTGCCGGCAGCACCGGAGCGGCTGCTCACGGCGCATACCGCCATCTACGAGGCGATCCGCACTGGCGATGCCGCCGAGGCGCGGCGCTGGATGGAGCGCCACATCATGGATTTCAAGCGCGGCTTCGAGCGGATGGGGCTGGACCTTGCCGCCCCCATCGCGCTGCCGACCGGACAGGAGAAGACAAAGTGA
- a CDS encoding SDR family NAD(P)-dependent oxidoreductase yields the protein MSKNSLFDLTGKTAIVTGGGRGIGRAIAEALAAHGAAVALAGRNEANLQQVADAIRAGGGTASWHGCDVTAEAEVAALRDAVLATHGRIDILVNNAGIDPHYAPMERTDPAEWQHILDVNLTGVFLCCRLIGPAMLEQGRGSIINISSIAGHVGLKRQVPYCATKGGVEQLTKALALDWAEQGVRVNAVAYGFVTTDLTSSILSHKHIGPKLLARTPMGRFGTVEEVGGAAVFLASDAASYVTGSTVLVDGGWTAG from the coding sequence ATGAGCAAGAACAGCCTGTTCGACCTGACCGGCAAGACCGCCATTGTCACCGGCGGCGGGCGCGGGATCGGCCGCGCCATTGCCGAAGCACTGGCCGCGCATGGGGCCGCCGTGGCGCTGGCGGGGCGCAACGAGGCCAATCTGCAGCAGGTGGCCGATGCCATCCGTGCCGGGGGCGGCACCGCCAGCTGGCATGGCTGCGACGTGACGGCGGAGGCGGAGGTCGCGGCGCTGCGTGATGCGGTGCTGGCCACGCATGGGCGCATCGACATTCTGGTGAACAATGCCGGCATCGATCCGCATTACGCGCCGATGGAGCGCACCGATCCTGCGGAATGGCAGCATATTCTGGATGTGAACCTGACCGGCGTGTTCCTGTGCTGCCGGCTGATAGGCCCGGCCATGCTGGAGCAGGGGCGCGGTTCCATCATCAACATCAGCTCCATCGCCGGCCATGTCGGGTTGAAGCGGCAGGTACCCTATTGCGCGACCAAGGGCGGTGTCGAGCAGCTGACCAAGGCGCTGGCGCTGGACTGGGCGGAGCAGGGAGTGCGGGTGAACGCCGTCGCCTATGGCTTCGTCACCACGGACCTGACCAGCTCCATCCTGTCGCACAAGCATATCGGGCCGAAACTGCTGGCGCGCACGCCGATGGGCCGGTTCGGTACGGTGGAGGAGGTCGGCGGGGCGGCTGTCTTCCTGGCTTCCGATGCGGCCAGCTACGTCACCGGATCGACCGTGCTGGTCGATGGCGGCTGGACGGCGGGCTGA
- a CDS encoding acyl-CoA dehydrogenase family protein gives MIDFALTDRQKELKERVTAFIDGTVIPYEADKRRTSHGPTDELRQELNALAKKAGLFAPHVSAEFGGMGLGHVDCAIVFEAAGRSPLGPVALHCAAPDEGNMHLLEKVATAEQKEKYLRPLASGACRSCFAMTEPMGAGADPSEMKTEARPDGKGGYTIHGRKWLITGADGAGFTIIMANVVDPGGKEGPTMFLSPLPAAGVILERLMDTMDSSFTGGHGEIVYDGLRVGPEAVLGEVGEGFRYAQVRLAPARLTHCMRWLGGATRAQEIAIAYARERHAFGKPIGEHEGVGFMLADNEIEIQQARLMIWHTAWLLDQGEHARHESSMSKVAVSEALFRIVDRCVQVLGGRGMSRDTVVEQLFREIRGFRIYDGPSEVHRWAIAKRLIRANRK, from the coding sequence ATGATCGATTTCGCGCTGACGGACCGTCAGAAGGAACTGAAAGAGCGGGTGACCGCCTTCATCGACGGCACGGTGATTCCCTACGAAGCCGACAAGCGCCGCACCAGCCACGGCCCGACTGACGAGCTGCGGCAGGAGCTGAACGCGCTGGCCAAAAAGGCCGGGCTGTTCGCGCCGCATGTCTCGGCGGAATTCGGCGGCATGGGTCTCGGCCATGTCGATTGCGCCATCGTGTTCGAGGCGGCGGGCCGCTCGCCGCTCGGCCCGGTTGCGCTGCATTGCGCCGCGCCGGACGAGGGCAATATGCATCTGCTGGAGAAGGTGGCGACGGCAGAGCAGAAGGAGAAGTACCTGCGTCCGCTGGCCAGTGGCGCGTGCCGCTCCTGCTTTGCCATGACGGAGCCGATGGGCGCCGGTGCCGACCCCAGCGAGATGAAGACCGAGGCGCGGCCGGACGGCAAGGGCGGCTATACCATCCATGGTCGGAAATGGCTCATCACCGGCGCCGATGGTGCTGGCTTCACCATCATCATGGCCAATGTGGTGGACCCCGGTGGGAAGGAAGGCCCGACCATGTTCCTCTCGCCGCTGCCGGCGGCGGGGGTGATCCTGGAACGGCTGATGGACACGATGGATTCCAGCTTCACCGGCGGCCATGGCGAGATCGTCTATGACGGGCTGCGCGTCGGGCCGGAGGCGGTGCTGGGGGAAGTCGGCGAGGGCTTCCGCTATGCCCAGGTGCGGCTCGCCCCGGCGCGGCTGACCCATTGCATGCGCTGGCTGGGTGGCGCGACCCGCGCGCAGGAGATCGCCATCGCCTACGCCCGGGAGCGCCATGCCTTCGGCAAGCCCATCGGCGAGCATGAGGGGGTGGGCTTCATGCTGGCCGATAATGAGATCGAGATTCAGCAGGCCCGGCTGATGATCTGGCACACCGCCTGGCTGCTGGACCAGGGCGAGCATGCCCGCCACGAATCCAGCATGTCCAAGGTTGCGGTGTCGGAGGCGCTGTTCCGCATCGTGGATCGCTGCGTGCAGGTACTGGGCGGCCGGGGGATGAGCCGCGATACGGTGGTGGAGCAGCTGTTCCGTGAAATCCGGGGCTTCCGCATCTATGACGGCCCGTCCGAGGTGCATCGCTGGGCAATCGCCAAACGCTTGATAAGGGCGAACCGGAAATGA
- a CDS encoding phosphotransferase family protein, protein MQNGPALKDVEEALALPLDRLAGHLAEHGLTLDRDVPVRQFAHGFGNVNYLLSVDGAETVLRRPPLGPIPPGANDMKREHTVLSVLWRAYPYAPKGIHFCGDESVIGAPFQLIEYREGLVIGAEMPPELAGNAEAGAKLGGELVRLMADFHAVDPAAIGLGQFGKPEGFLERTQAGWVKRCRLAMEGPDPHQPTKAFAELVTWLEAQKLPPSAVTLLHNDFKLDNVILNPQTLDPIAVLDWDMATRGDPLFDLAIMLAYWTEAGDPPAMHELKQMPTAGPGFPTRSDLVTGYGAVSGRDVSDMLYYRVLGMLRLAGIFLQLHRRWREGGTTDRRFAGFGTLADGLIDFGWDIARGRAF, encoded by the coding sequence ATGCAGAACGGTCCCGCGCTGAAAGATGTGGAGGAGGCGCTGGCCCTGCCGCTTGACCGGCTGGCGGGGCATCTGGCCGAGCATGGGCTGACGCTTGACCGCGACGTGCCGGTCCGCCAGTTCGCGCACGGTTTCGGAAATGTGAATTACCTGCTGTCGGTCGATGGTGCTGAGACCGTGCTGCGCCGCCCGCCGCTGGGGCCGATCCCGCCCGGCGCCAACGACATGAAGCGCGAGCATACGGTGCTCTCCGTGCTGTGGCGGGCCTATCCCTACGCGCCGAAAGGCATCCATTTCTGCGGCGATGAGAGTGTCATCGGCGCGCCCTTCCAGCTGATCGAATATCGCGAGGGGCTGGTGATCGGCGCGGAGATGCCGCCGGAACTTGCTGGCAATGCCGAGGCTGGCGCGAAGCTGGGCGGTGAGCTGGTCCGGCTGATGGCGGATTTCCATGCCGTCGATCCGGCGGCAATCGGCCTCGGCCAGTTTGGCAAGCCGGAAGGATTCCTGGAGCGCACGCAGGCCGGCTGGGTGAAGCGCTGCCGCCTCGCCATGGAAGGGCCGGACCCGCATCAGCCGACAAAGGCGTTCGCGGAGCTGGTCACATGGCTGGAAGCGCAGAAGCTGCCGCCCTCCGCCGTCACCCTGCTGCATAATGACTTCAAGCTCGATAATGTGATCCTCAACCCGCAAACGCTGGACCCCATTGCCGTGCTGGACTGGGACATGGCGACGCGCGGCGATCCGCTGTTCGACCTCGCCATCATGCTGGCCTACTGGACAGAGGCGGGCGACCCGCCGGCGATGCACGAGCTGAAACAAATGCCGACTGCCGGACCCGGCTTTCCGACGCGCAGCGATCTGGTCACCGGCTATGGTGCGGTCAGCGGGCGCGACGTTTCCGACATGCTCTATTACCGGGTGCTCGGCATGCTGCGGCTGGCCGGCATCTTTTTGCAGCTGCACCGGCGCTGGCGCGAGGGCGGAACCACCGACCGGCGGTTCGCCGGCTTCGGCACGTTGGCTGACGGGCTTATCGACTTCGGCTGGGATATCGCCCGCGGCCGGGCCTTCTAG